In a single window of the Labeo rohita strain BAU-BD-2019 chromosome 23, IGBB_LRoh.1.0, whole genome shotgun sequence genome:
- the zfp64 gene encoding zinc finger protein 64, which yields MATFNGEGVNHLLVEVSPDIHICGFCKQQYNNVEHFFAHKQNCCQIPSTHISARNAGPSESFQTCLPKVKKTLTKAQKTPSKKLKPALSQKRHICTFSGCTFKTQYGQKDMERHILTHTGERPFECELCHKRFSRRDKLNLHSRLHTGEKPHKCKYCPYAAADSSSLKKHLRIHYDERPFKCQICPYASRNSSQLTVHLRSHTGDAPFQCNQCDAKFKINSDLKRHSRVHSGEKPYKCELCEYRCAMKANLKSHVQLKHSASDSFRCSKCDFQCSTKAALRHHSRQHQPAQPLQCSECSYSCSSKGALKIHERVHSDERPFKCEHCSFASKQRSNLLIHRRKCHADKPEKQVKSGRGSGMGEEPPKPLSSRYRARLEAARAFRCDLCEASFVREDSLRSHKRQHNSNAQQPGQTSVATDTPSSYSTTHLKIIMAPSIGPEATFVQASSGKPATVLLSPEDHDVLLNPVIQHVNMLGPESGLEHQTVLLTQIDSGETTSQTSTQNFIASCSASASDATHTIITSCSDLESLHKLIQEGGTEVTVVTEANPTINVAKEPLNIDGSSSQDVSKHAEGEDSLEMGPPETILVQSLPLSISTQDQQANKYHLSPQHLFSDSNTVDISDS from the exons GAGTAAATCACCTGTTAGTAGAAGTGAGTCCTGACATCCACATCTGTGGCTTCTGCAAACAGCAGTACAACAACGTTGAACACTTTTTCGCACATAAGCAAAACTGCTGCCAGATCCCGTCGACTCATATATCAGCCCGAAACGCTGGACCCAGTG agtcGTTTCAGACATGTTTACCAAAAGTCAAGAAGACCCTCACCAAAGCTCAGAAAACCCCCTCCAAAAAGCTGAAACCTGCACTAAGTCAAAAAAGGCACATATGCACATTCTCAG GTTGTACATTCAAAACTCAGTATGGCCAAAAAGACATGGAGAGACATATTTTAACACATACTG GTGAGAGGCCTTTCGAGTGTGAACTTTGCCATAAACGCTTCAGTCGTCGTGATAAGCTTAATCTCCACAGCCGTTTGCACACGGGAGAGAAACCACACAAGTGTAAGTACTGTCCGTACGCGGCGGCCGACAGCAGTAGCCTGAAGAAGCATCTTCGCATCCACTATGATGAGAGACCCTTTAAGTGTCAGATATGCCCCTACGCCAGCCGCAACTCCAGCCAACTGACCGTTCACCTCCGATCGCACACAG GTGACGCCCCGTTCCAGTGCAATCAATGCGATGCCAAATTCAAGATCAACTCTGACCTGAAGCGTCACAGTCGGGTTCACTCCGGCGAGAAGCCTTATAAGTGTGAACTCTGCGAGTACCGCTGTGCCATGAAAGCCAATTTAAAATCGCACGTGCAGCTGAAACACAGTGCCTCCGACTCCTTCCGCTGCTCCAAATGTGACTTCCAGTGCTCCACCAAAGCCGCCCTTCGACATCATTCCCGCCAGCACCAACCCGCCCAGCCTTTGCAGTGCAGCGAGTGCAGTTACTCCTGCTCTAGCAAGGGGGCGCTCAAGATCCACGAGCGTGTGCACTCGGACGAACGGCCGTTTAAATGTGAGCACTGTTCGTTTGCTAGCAAGCAGCGTAGTAATTTGTTAATTCACAGGAGAAAGTGTCACGCGGATAAACCGGAAAAGCAGGTTAAGTCCGGACGAGGAAGCGGGATGGGGGAGGAGCCACCCAAACCTCTTAGCTCGCGTTACCGTGCAAGACTGGAAGCGGCAAGGGCGTTTCGTTGCGATTTATGCGAAGCTTCGTTTGTTAGGGAGGATTCTCTTCGCAGCCACAAGAGGCAGCATAACAGTAATGCGCAACAACCCGGACAAACCTCGGTTGCGACCGACACGCCGTCTTCTTACAGCACGACGCATCTTAAGATCATCATGGCGCCATCTATAGGACCGGAGGCTACTTTTGTCCAAGCTTCCTCAGGAAAGCCTGCAACTGTTCTGCTCAGTCCGGAAGATCACGATGTTCTTTTGAACCCTGTAATACAACACGTCAACATGCTAGGACCAGAATCCGGGCTCGAGCACCAGACAGTTTTACTCACTCAAATTGACTCCGGTGAAACCACCTCTCAAACCAGTACTCAAAATTTTATCGCCTCCTGTTCTGCGTCCGCTTCCGACGCCACGCACACCATCATAACATCCTGTTCTGACCTGGAAAGCCTCCACAAGCTCATCCAGGAAGGCGGGACTGAGGTTACGGTGGTGACGGAGGCAAATCCGACgattaatgttgcaaaagaacCCTTGAACATTGATGGTTCCTCATCTCAGGATGTGTCTAAGCATGCAGAGGGTGAAGATAGTTTAGAAATGGGCCCACCAGAAACCATTCTTGTTCAAAGTCTCCCTTTGTCGATTTCAACACAGGACCAACAGGCTAACAAGTACCATTTGTCTccacaacatttattttcagaCTCCAATACGGTGGACATCAGTGATTCGTAG